The [Flavobacterium] thermophilum genome has a segment encoding these proteins:
- the zwf_3 gene encoding Glucose-6-phosphate 1-dehydrogenase, with product MDSMTFILFGATGDLAKRKIFPALYNLFLDQKMPQPFSIIGVSKRELSDDEFQIYVENSIKTFSRRLTNDRSKMKEFLRAFRYTSLDVTNAQGYKKLLEMVQQREKELNIPENRMFYLSVAPEFFDVIASNIKESGLGSTKGWKRLIIEKPFGHDIKSAQDLNEKLSQAFEEEEIYRVDHYLGKPMVQNLEALKFANPVFQAIWNNQYIANVQITASETVGVEQRASYYDQAGAIRDMFQNHMLQLLMMTAMHLPKQISAKDIRNEKRKIMESLRPIQKEEVGLHVVRGQYGPGEIDGRPVVGYKEEPGIDASSTTETFVAARLWIDDENWSGVPFYIRTGKRMKEKSTRIVIEFKNPLKEWYLPKNEETTPNLLVIQINPNEGVSLQFNSKNIFNNGKMEPVHMHFTTNQKEVPEAYELLIFDALHGDSTFFAHWKEVELSWKWLQPVLEAFEENLLPLHSYRSGSMGPEASYQLLKEDGFYWR from the coding sequence TTGGATTCAATGACCTTTATCTTGTTTGGAGCAACAGGTGATTTAGCGAAACGAAAAATTTTCCCTGCATTATATAATTTATTTCTCGATCAAAAAATGCCGCAGCCATTTTCCATTATTGGCGTAAGCAAAAGAGAATTATCCGATGATGAATTTCAAATATATGTGGAAAATTCGATCAAAACCTTTTCCAGACGTTTGACAAATGACCGTTCCAAAATGAAAGAGTTTCTCCGTGCGTTTCGTTATACCTCTTTAGATGTAACGAATGCACAAGGGTATAAAAAGTTGCTTGAAATGGTTCAACAACGTGAAAAAGAATTGAACATTCCTGAAAACCGTATGTTTTATTTATCGGTTGCGCCGGAATTTTTTGATGTGATCGCGTCGAACATCAAGGAAAGCGGGTTAGGATCCACAAAAGGTTGGAAACGTCTGATTATCGAAAAACCGTTTGGCCACGATATAAAATCGGCCCAAGATTTAAACGAAAAGTTAAGTCAAGCTTTTGAAGAAGAAGAAATTTATCGGGTAGATCATTACCTTGGAAAGCCGATGGTGCAAAACCTTGAAGCTTTAAAATTTGCCAATCCTGTGTTTCAAGCGATATGGAACAATCAATATATAGCCAATGTGCAAATTACGGCAAGTGAGACGGTTGGAGTAGAACAAAGAGCAAGCTATTATGATCAGGCAGGAGCCATTCGCGATATGTTTCAAAATCATATGCTGCAATTGTTGATGATGACAGCCATGCACCTGCCAAAACAGATTAGCGCAAAAGACATCCGTAATGAGAAAAGAAAAATCATGGAATCTCTTCGACCAATACAGAAGGAAGAAGTAGGCTTGCACGTTGTTCGCGGCCAATACGGTCCTGGAGAAATCGATGGCAGACCAGTGGTTGGATATAAAGAAGAACCTGGCATCGATGCTTCTTCGACAACGGAGACATTTGTTGCTGCTCGTTTGTGGATTGATGATGAAAATTGGAGCGGGGTACCATTCTATATTCGTACAGGTAAAAGAATGAAGGAAAAGTCCACACGTATTGTGATTGAATTTAAAAATCCATTAAAGGAATGGTACTTACCGAAAAATGAGGAAACAACTCCTAATCTTTTGGTGATTCAAATCAATCCGAACGAAGGTGTTTCGTTGCAATTCAATAGTAAAAATATATTCAACAATGGAAAGATGGAACCCGTTCATATGCACTTTACAACTAATCAGAAAGAGGTACCCGAAGCCTATGAACTCTTAATTTTTGACGCTTTACATGGCGATTCGACTTTCTTTGCTCATTGGAAAGAAGTTGAACTATCTTGGAAATGGCTGCAACCTGTTTTAGAGGCATTTGAGGAAAATCTCCTTCCTCTTCATTCATATCGTTCAGGTTCGATGGGACCAGAAGCTTCTTATCAATTATTGAAAGAAGACGGATTTTATTGGCGGTAA
- the ydaD_2 gene encoding General stress protein 39 has product MVTKQQTTLPPQHQTRQPGLQTEMNPQPVTIKDSYKGSGKLKNKTAIISGGDSGIGRAVAVHFAKEGADVAIIYLNEHEDADETKRLVEQEGRRCLAIAGDIGDEAFCKEAVKQTIEAFGKLDIVVNNAAEQHPQPNFLNITAAQLEKTFRTNVFGCFFLTKAALPHLKSGSAIINTASITAYEGNEQLIDYSATKGAIVAFTRSLAKALVGQGIRVNGVAPGPIWTPLIPSTFKSEQVATFGANTPMKRPGQPCEVAPCYVFLASDESSYMTGQMLHVNGGKFISD; this is encoded by the coding sequence ATGGTCACAAAGCAACAAACGACGCTGCCCCCGCAGCACCAGACGCGCCAGCCCGGCCTGCAAACGGAGATGAACCCGCAGCCGGTCACGATCAAAGATAGTTATAAAGGAAGCGGCAAGCTCAAAAACAAAACCGCCATCATCAGCGGCGGCGACAGCGGCATCGGCCGCGCGGTCGCGGTTCATTTCGCCAAAGAAGGGGCCGATGTGGCGATCATCTATCTCAACGAACATGAAGATGCCGACGAAACGAAACGGCTCGTCGAGCAGGAAGGAAGACGGTGTCTGGCCATTGCGGGAGACATTGGCGATGAAGCGTTTTGCAAAGAGGCGGTGAAACAGACGATCGAAGCGTTCGGCAAGCTTGACATCGTCGTCAACAACGCCGCCGAGCAGCACCCGCAGCCGAATTTTCTCAACATCACCGCCGCGCAGCTGGAAAAAACGTTTCGCACGAACGTATTCGGCTGCTTTTTCCTAACGAAAGCGGCGCTCCCGCACTTAAAAAGCGGAAGCGCGATTATTAACACCGCTTCGATCACCGCCTACGAAGGAAATGAGCAGCTCATCGACTACTCGGCGACAAAAGGCGCGATCGTCGCCTTCACCCGGTCGCTCGCCAAAGCGCTCGTCGGCCAAGGCATTCGCGTCAACGGCGTCGCCCCAGGCCCGATTTGGACGCCGCTCATCCCGTCGACGTTCAAAAGCGAGCAAGTCGCCACATTCGGCGCCAACACGCCGATGAAACGGCCCGGCCAACCGTGCGAAGTCGCCCCGTGCTACGTCTTTTTGGCGAGCGACGAATCGTCGTACATGACCGGGCAAATGCTTCATGTAAATGGCGGCAAGTTCATCAGCGATTGA
- the adhE_2 gene encoding Aldehyde-alcohol dehydrogenase: MNRFTIPRDIYFGENALDVLKTLEGTKAALVIGGSSVKKNGNLDKIQQLLSEANIETKVIDGITTEPTTQMVKKGVRILNDFQPDWVIGIGGGSVMDAAKAMWLFYEHPELTFEEATRPFSLPRLRTKAKFVGIPTTSGSASEISNLSVITDAETGVKYPLADFELTPDMAIIDPIMVQSMPKHVTAYSGMDAITHSIEAYVAKPRTIFTDSLAIEAAQVLKENLLASYHGDAKAREQVHYAQAMAGMAFANAVLGNVHSLSHKSGPIFNIPHGCANAIYLPYVIQFNRTVVEDRYAAIAKRLGLNGENNKELVDSLIAWIRDLNNKMNIPNTLQEYGVSEETFTAHVDEMAANAVKDPCTSTNPRETSVEEMKKLYIAAFYGLDVNF; encoded by the coding sequence ATGAATCGTTTTACTATTCCTCGCGATATTTATTTTGGAGAGAATGCTCTCGATGTTTTAAAAACACTGGAAGGAACAAAAGCTGCCCTCGTCATTGGCGGCAGCTCCGTCAAGAAAAACGGAAATCTTGATAAAATTCAGCAACTTCTTTCAGAGGCCAATATAGAAACAAAAGTGATTGATGGAATTACGACAGAACCAACAACCCAAATGGTAAAAAAAGGAGTGCGCATTCTTAATGATTTTCAGCCAGACTGGGTGATCGGGATTGGCGGCGGATCAGTCATGGATGCGGCGAAAGCAATGTGGTTGTTCTACGAACATCCAGAATTGACATTTGAAGAGGCCACTCGTCCATTTAGCCTGCCACGCTTGCGCACAAAAGCAAAATTCGTGGGAATCCCGACAACAAGCGGAAGTGCATCGGAAATATCCAATTTATCGGTTATTACTGATGCAGAAACAGGGGTCAAATATCCACTGGCTGATTTTGAACTGACGCCAGACATGGCGATTATTGATCCGATTATGGTCCAATCCATGCCGAAGCACGTTACAGCCTACAGCGGGATGGACGCAATCACACATAGTATTGAAGCATACGTAGCAAAGCCTCGTACGATTTTCACAGATTCCTTGGCTATTGAAGCAGCTCAAGTACTGAAAGAAAATCTTCTTGCTTCTTACCACGGAGATGCTAAAGCCCGCGAACAAGTTCATTACGCTCAGGCGATGGCTGGAATGGCATTTGCTAACGCGGTGCTAGGAAATGTGCACAGTCTTTCACACAAAAGCGGCCCAATATTTAACATTCCGCATGGATGTGCCAATGCGATTTATTTGCCATATGTGATCCAATTTAATCGCACGGTAGTCGAGGATCGTTATGCAGCAATTGCCAAACGGCTCGGTCTGAATGGGGAAAACAACAAAGAATTGGTGGATTCACTCATTGCTTGGATTCGTGACTTGAATAATAAGATGAATATTCCAAATACACTTCAAGAATACGGAGTGTCCGAAGAAACGTTCACCGCACACGTGGATGAAATGGCGGCCAATGCCGTAAAAGATCCTTGTACAAGCACAAATCCGCGTGAAACTTCTGTAGAAGAAATGAAAAAATTATATATCGCAGCGTTTTATGGTCTAGATGTCAACTTCTAA
- the malR gene encoding Maltose operon transcriptional repressor — protein MTVTIKDVAKRANVAPSTVSRVIADSPRISEKTKQRVREAMKELGYHPNFIARSLASQMTQVIGIVMPSSADQALQNPFFPEVIRGISKAAHEKRYALQMSIGEKENDIYERVVEMLQGRRVDGVILLYSRQNDKLMKYLLKHGFPFVVIGKPHQKAEQVTHVDNDNVQAGKDAANWLIARGHERIAFVGGNPQYLVTVDRQTGYAAALQEAGLPYRPEYVVHAEFLQEGGQEAMKELLSLPEPPTGLVVADDLMALGILKTLDEMGLGVPEDVSIVSFNNTLLAEMSRPPLTSVDIGIFQLGYEAAKSLIEKITNLNEPIKRIIIPHRLVERGSCARR, from the coding sequence ATGACCGTTACGATTAAAGATGTGGCGAAACGAGCGAACGTTGCGCCGTCAACCGTCTCGCGCGTCATCGCCGACAGCCCGCGCATCAGCGAGAAGACGAAACAGCGGGTGCGCGAAGCGATGAAAGAGCTCGGCTATCACCCGAACTTTATTGCTCGCAGCCTCGCGAGCCAAATGACGCAAGTGATCGGCATCGTCATGCCGAGCTCCGCCGACCAGGCGTTACAAAACCCGTTTTTCCCGGAAGTCATCCGCGGCATCAGCAAAGCCGCCCATGAAAAGCGATATGCTTTGCAAATGTCGATCGGAGAGAAAGAGAACGACATTTACGAGCGAGTCGTGGAGATGCTGCAAGGACGGCGCGTGGACGGCGTCATTTTGCTTTACTCACGGCAAAACGATAAGCTCATGAAGTACTTGTTAAAGCATGGCTTTCCGTTCGTCGTCATCGGCAAACCGCACCAAAAAGCGGAACAAGTGACCCATGTCGACAACGACAACGTCCAGGCGGGGAAAGATGCGGCAAACTGGTTGATCGCTCGCGGGCACGAACGCATCGCGTTTGTCGGCGGCAATCCGCAATATTTGGTGACCGTCGACCGTCAAACCGGCTACGCCGCCGCCTTGCAGGAGGCGGGGCTTCCGTACCGGCCGGAATACGTCGTCCATGCAGAATTTTTGCAGGAAGGCGGCCAAGAGGCGATGAAGGAGCTTCTTTCGTTGCCTGAGCCGCCGACCGGGCTTGTCGTCGCCGATGATCTCATGGCGCTCGGCATCTTGAAAACGCTTGATGAAATGGGGCTTGGCGTCCCGGAAGATGTTTCGATCGTCAGCTTCAACAACACGCTGCTCGCCGAAATGTCGCGTCCGCCGCTCACGTCGGTTGACATCGGCATTTTTCAGCTCGGCTACGAAGCGGCGAAAAGTTTAATTGAGAAAATCACCAACCTGAATGAACCGATCAAACGCATCATCATCCCGCACCGGCTCGTGGAACGGGGGTCGTGTGCGAGGCGGTAG
- a CDS encoding Beta/alpha-amylase precursor translates to MGNRVFALFMLPFLLFCAVPVQAAEKEERTWQDEAIYFIMVDRFNNMDPTNDQDVNVNDPKGYHGGDLKGVTAKLDYIKDMGFTAIWLTPIFKNEPGGYHGYWIQDFYKVDPHFGTMEDLKTLVKEAHKRNMKVILDFVANYTGYHHPWLNDPAKKDWFHEKKEIFDWNDQKQAENGWIYGLPDLAQENPEVKRYLIDAAKWWIKQTDIDGYRLDAVRHVPKSFWQEFAKEVKSVKQDFFLLGEVWSDDPRYIAEYGQYGIDGFVDYPLYGAVKQSLARRDASLRPLYDAWEYNKTFYDRPYLLGTFLDNHDNVRFTKLSIDNRNNPISRIKLAMTYLFTAPGIPIMYYGTEIAMNGGQDPDNRRLMDFRADPEIIDYLKKIGPLRQQLPSLRRGDFTLLYEKDGMAVWKRQYEDETTVIAINNTGKTQHVHLTNDQLPKNKELRGFLLDDLVRGDGDGYDLVLDRETAEVYKLREKTGINVSFIAAIVSVYVLFLLFLYLVKKRAKRMPE, encoded by the coding sequence ATGGGGAATCGAGTATTCGCTTTATTTATGCTTCCGTTTCTTCTTTTTTGTGCGGTTCCGGTACAAGCTGCTGAAAAAGAAGAACGGACATGGCAAGATGAGGCAATTTATTTTATTATGGTCGACCGCTTCAACAACATGGATCCGACGAATGACCAAGACGTTAATGTCAATGATCCAAAAGGATATCACGGCGGTGATTTAAAAGGGGTGACCGCCAAACTAGACTACATTAAAGATATGGGATTTACGGCGATTTGGCTCACGCCGATTTTCAAAAATGAACCGGGCGGCTATCATGGCTATTGGATTCAAGACTTTTACAAAGTCGATCCGCATTTTGGCACGATGGAAGATTTAAAAACGTTAGTGAAAGAAGCGCATAAACGCAACATGAAGGTGATTCTGGATTTTGTCGCCAACTATACCGGCTACCACCATCCATGGCTGAACGACCCAGCGAAGAAAGATTGGTTTCATGAGAAAAAAGAAATTTTCGACTGGAATGACCAAAAACAAGCAGAAAATGGATGGATATACGGACTGCCTGATTTAGCGCAAGAAAACCCTGAGGTGAAGCGGTATTTAATTGATGCGGCAAAGTGGTGGATCAAACAGACCGATATTGACGGCTATCGTTTAGATGCTGTTCGCCATGTGCCAAAATCATTTTGGCAGGAGTTTGCCAAAGAAGTGAAATCGGTGAAACAAGACTTTTTCCTTCTTGGCGAAGTGTGGAGCGACGATCCGCGCTATATTGCCGAGTACGGCCAATACGGCATCGACGGTTTTGTCGATTATCCGCTGTATGGCGCGGTGAAGCAGTCGCTTGCTAGGCGCGATGCATCGCTCCGGCCGTTGTATGACGCCTGGGAATACAACAAAACGTTTTACGACCGCCCGTACTTGCTCGGGACGTTTTTGGACAATCACGATAACGTGCGGTTTACGAAACTTTCGATTGACAACCGCAACAATCCGATTTCACGCATCAAGCTGGCGATGACGTATTTGTTCACCGCCCCCGGCATCCCGATCATGTATTACGGAACGGAAATCGCCATGAACGGCGGCCAAGACCCGGACAACCGCCGCTTGATGGATTTCCGCGCCGATCCGGAGATCATCGATTACTTGAAAAAAATCGGCCCGCTCCGCCAACAGCTGCCGTCTTTGCGGCGCGGCGATTTTACGCTCCTGTATGAAAAAGACGGCATGGCGGTGTGGAAACGGCAATATGAAGATGAAACAACGGTTATCGCCATCAACAACACGGGCAAAACGCAGCACGTTCACCTAACGAACGACCAGCTGCCAAAAAACAAGGAACTGCGCGGCTTTTTATTGGACGATCTCGTCCGCGGCGATGGCGACGGATACGATCTTGTGCTCGACCGCGAAACGGCGGAAGTGTACAAACTGCGGGAAAAAACAGGGATCAACGTTTCGTTTATCGCCGCCATCGTATCGGTTTACGTGTTGTTTCTTTTGTTTTTGTATTTGGTGAAAAAACGGGCGAAGCGGATGCCGGAATAG
- the pgiB_3 gene encoding Glucose-6-phosphate isomerase B has product MAISFDYSNALPFMKESELHYLSEFVKVAHHMLHEKKGPGSDFLGWVDWPIRYDKDEFARIKQAAERIRNHSDALVVIGIGGSYLGARAAIEALSHTFHNQMNNTTQIYFAGQNISSTYISHLLDVLEGKDLSINVISKSGTTTEPAIAFRIFRDYMEKKYGKEEARKRIYVTTDRAKGALKKLADQERYETFVIPDDIGGRYSVLTAVGLLPIAVAGLNIDQMMEGAASAYHKYNNPDLSTNESYQYAAVRNILYRKGKAIELLVNYEPSLHYVSEWWKQLFGESEGKDQKGLFPASVDFTTDLHSMGQYVQEGRRNLIETVLQVKKPRIELTIQEDPENIDGLNFLAGKTLDEVNKKAFQGTLLAHVDGGVPNLIVELDEMNEYTFGEMVYFFEKACGISGHLLGVNPFDQPGVEAYKKNMFALLGKPGFEDEKASLMKRLSK; this is encoded by the coding sequence ATGGCTATCTCTTTTGATTACTCCAATGCCTTGCCATTTATGAAAGAGAGTGAACTACATTATTTAAGCGAATTTGTAAAAGTAGCTCATCATATGCTTCATGAAAAGAAAGGTCCAGGATCGGATTTTCTTGGCTGGGTTGATTGGCCGATCCGCTATGATAAAGACGAATTTGCGCGAATCAAACAAGCTGCTGAAAGAATCCGGAATCATTCAGACGCTCTTGTGGTTATCGGCATTGGCGGGTCTTATTTAGGTGCAAGGGCGGCTATTGAAGCATTATCCCATACATTTCATAACCAAATGAACAATACGACACAAATTTATTTCGCTGGTCAGAATATCAGTTCCACTTATATCTCTCATTTATTAGATGTGTTAGAAGGCAAAGATCTGTCTATCAATGTCATTTCTAAATCTGGAACAACGACAGAACCTGCCATTGCTTTCCGGATTTTCCGTGACTACATGGAGAAAAAATATGGAAAAGAGGAAGCAAGAAAACGGATTTACGTTACTACCGACCGAGCAAAAGGAGCTTTAAAAAAGCTCGCCGATCAAGAAAGATATGAAACTTTCGTTATTCCGGATGACATAGGCGGAAGATATTCTGTGCTGACAGCAGTTGGCCTATTGCCAATCGCCGTAGCTGGACTGAATATTGATCAAATGATGGAAGGGGCAGCATCAGCATATCATAAATATAACAATCCTGATCTTTCAACCAATGAAAGTTATCAGTATGCCGCTGTGCGAAATATTCTGTACCGCAAAGGCAAAGCGATTGAATTATTGGTGAACTATGAGCCATCCCTTCATTATGTATCTGAGTGGTGGAAACAGCTGTTTGGAGAAAGTGAAGGGAAAGATCAGAAAGGACTCTTTCCTGCATCCGTTGACTTTACAACAGATTTACATTCCATGGGGCAATACGTTCAGGAAGGCCGCCGCAATCTGATCGAAACAGTGCTGCAAGTCAAGAAACCGCGAATCGAACTGACGATTCAAGAAGATCCAGAAAATATTGATGGATTGAATTTCTTGGCCGGTAAGACACTGGATGAAGTAAACAAAAAAGCTTTCCAAGGCACGCTATTAGCGCATGTAGACGGCGGAGTGCCTAACTTAATTGTTGAACTGGATGAAATGAATGAATACACCTTTGGTGAAATGGTATACTTCTTCGAAAAAGCTTGCGGCATCAGCGGTCATTTACTGGGTGTGAATCCGTTTGATCAGCCGGGAGTGGAAGCTTACAAGAAGAATATGTTTGCCTTACTTGGCAAACCGGGTTTTGAAGATGAAAAAGCGTCTCTCATGAAACGGTTATCTAAATAA
- a CDS encoding Putative O-methyltransferase MSMEG_5073, which produces MEPNRSYAHQEGLEFFRQLNRYMNEQFAPQDEVLADVRRSIEENGLPSISVSPATGKLLTMLVAISGAKRVLEIGALGGYSGICLARGFGKEGTLTSLELVEEYARLARQNLKKAGFGSQVTYMIGPALESLETLAANGERFDFFFIDADKENYIRYLDYCIRLANPGAIIAADNTLAGSGVGASDALRRRGEIMKQFNETVACHPQLDAMFIPIGDGVTVARVKKTA; this is translated from the coding sequence ATGGAACCGAATCGGTCGTATGCACATCAGGAAGGCTTAGAGTTTTTTCGGCAATTAAACCGTTACATGAATGAACAGTTTGCACCACAAGACGAAGTGCTGGCCGACGTTCGACGTTCGATTGAGGAGAATGGGCTACCGTCGATTTCCGTCTCACCGGCGACCGGGAAGCTGTTGACGATGTTGGTGGCGATTTCTGGAGCGAAAAGGGTGCTGGAAATCGGGGCGCTTGGCGGTTATAGCGGCATTTGCCTCGCACGCGGATTTGGCAAGGAAGGAACGTTAACGTCGCTTGAATTGGTGGAGGAATACGCGCGCTTGGCGCGGCAAAATCTCAAAAAAGCCGGTTTTGGCAGCCAAGTCACTTACATGATTGGCCCTGCTTTGGAAAGTCTTGAAACGCTTGCAGCGAATGGTGAACGATTTGACTTTTTCTTTATTGACGCTGACAAAGAAAACTATATCCGTTATCTCGACTATTGCATCCGCCTTGCCAATCCTGGTGCGATCATCGCCGCCGACAACACGCTAGCTGGGAGCGGTGTCGGCGCATCGGACGCGCTTCGGCGGCGCGGGGAGATCATGAAACAGTTTAACGAAACCGTTGCCTGCCATCCTCAGCTTGATGCCATGTTCATTCCCATTGGAGATGGCGTGACGGTAGCAAGAGTGAAAAAAACCGCTTGA
- the yqjI_3 gene encoding 6-phosphogluconate dehydrogenase, decarboxylating 2, with protein MRVGLIGLGKMGLNLGKNLIDHKHEVVAFDVNANAVEEIKKYGAKGVSSLKELVLSLENPRILWVMVPHTVVDSVISEITPFLSKGDIVIDGGNSNYKESIRRYNELKEMGIHFMDAGTSGGVEGARNGACYMVGGDSEAWNIVEPLFRDTAVKNGYLYTGKAGSGHFLKMVHNGIEYGMMAAIGEGFEILEKSEFDYDYEKVARVWNNGSVIRSWLMELTERAFSKDAKLEEIKGIMHSSGEGKWTVETALDLQTATPVIAMALLMRYRSLENDTFTGKVVAALRNEFGGHAVEKNEKK; from the coding sequence ATGAGAGTCGGGTTAATCGGTTTAGGAAAAATGGGATTAAACTTAGGTAAAAACCTCATTGACCATAAGCACGAAGTAGTGGCGTTCGATGTAAATGCAAATGCGGTTGAAGAAATAAAAAAATACGGGGCCAAAGGCGTATCCAGTTTAAAGGAGCTCGTTTTATCATTAGAAAACCCAAGAATTCTTTGGGTGATGGTTCCACATACAGTTGTTGATTCAGTGATTAGTGAGATTACACCATTTTTAAGCAAAGGAGACATTGTGATTGATGGAGGTAATTCTAACTATAAGGAATCGATTCGTCGTTATAACGAGCTAAAGGAGATGGGAATTCACTTTATGGATGCTGGAACCTCTGGTGGGGTGGAAGGTGCTCGCAACGGGGCGTGTTACATGGTTGGAGGCGATTCTGAAGCTTGGAACATTGTCGAGCCTCTTTTCCGAGATACCGCTGTCAAAAATGGGTATTTATATACAGGAAAAGCAGGTAGCGGACATTTCTTAAAAATGGTCCACAATGGGATTGAATATGGAATGATGGCTGCCATTGGCGAAGGATTCGAAATATTAGAGAAAAGCGAATTCGATTATGACTATGAAAAAGTAGCAAGAGTGTGGAATAATGGTTCGGTTATTCGTTCATGGCTCATGGAATTAACCGAACGCGCATTTTCAAAAGATGCAAAATTAGAGGAAATCAAAGGAATTATGCATTCTTCCGGCGAAGGGAAATGGACGGTCGAAACGGCTTTAGATCTGCAAACGGCCACTCCTGTCATCGCCATGGCCTTATTGATGCGGTATCGTTCATTAGAAAACGATACATTTACAGGCAAAGTGGTAGCCGCCCTCCGCAACGAATTTGGCGGACATGCTGTAGAAAAAAATGAGAAGAAATAA
- a CDS encoding Transposase IS116/IS110/IS902 family produces MRVLYERCCGLDVHKQSITACALTPEGKEIRTFGTLTDDLEELVDWLKEKKVTHVAMESTGVYWKPVYNLLEAEPIEVLVVNAQHIKAVPGRKTDVKDAEWIADLLRHGLLKGSYIPHRAQRELRELVRYRRSLIEERARELNRIQKVLEGANIKLSSVVSDINGMSARLIIRALIEGKNDPAALAQLAKGRLKQKTEELRRALKGMIGPHQRMMLAEQWRHVEYLDEAIARLDREIEERTRPFHEALELIDTIPGVRRQSAEQIVAEIGTDMSRFPTAAHLASWAGMAPGNHESAGKRLSGRTRKGNKKLRSCLVECARAAARTKNTYLSAKYHRIAKRRGANRASVAVGRTILEMIYYILTRKEPYRELGADYWDRQREASIVRQTVKRLEGLGYEVKLEKTSA; encoded by the coding sequence ATGCGCGTCTTGTATGAACGCTGTTGTGGATTGGACGTGCATAAGCAATCGATTACGGCTTGCGCCCTTACCCCTGAAGGAAAAGAGATTCGCACGTTTGGTACGCTGACCGACGATCTCGAGGAGTTGGTGGATTGGCTGAAAGAAAAAAAGGTGACGCACGTTGCCATGGAGTCGACGGGCGTATATTGGAAGCCAGTGTATAATCTCCTCGAAGCAGAGCCGATCGAAGTGCTTGTCGTCAATGCCCAACACATCAAAGCGGTTCCCGGGCGAAAGACCGATGTCAAAGATGCTGAATGGATCGCGGACTTGCTTCGCCATGGATTGCTAAAAGGGAGTTACATCCCTCATCGGGCTCAGCGGGAGCTCCGGGAACTGGTCCGTTATCGGCGCAGTTTGATCGAGGAACGGGCACGGGAGCTCAACCGCATCCAAAAAGTGCTGGAAGGAGCCAATATCAAGCTTTCTTCGGTCGTATCCGACATCAACGGGATGTCGGCCCGGCTCATCATTCGCGCCCTTATCGAAGGAAAGAACGATCCGGCGGCCCTCGCCCAGCTCGCCAAAGGGCGGCTGAAACAAAAAACGGAAGAGCTCCGGCGCGCGTTGAAAGGAATGATAGGGCCGCATCAACGCATGATGCTGGCTGAGCAATGGCGTCATGTGGAGTATTTAGATGAAGCGATTGCCCGGTTGGATCGAGAAATCGAGGAACGAACGCGCCCTTTTCATGAAGCGCTGGAGCTCATCGATACGATCCCGGGAGTGAGGCGGCAAAGCGCGGAACAAATTGTAGCGGAAATCGGGACGGACATGAGCCGGTTCCCTACCGCCGCGCACTTGGCCTCATGGGCCGGAATGGCTCCCGGGAATCATGAGAGTGCAGGGAAACGGTTGTCAGGTCGAACGAGGAAAGGGAACAAGAAGCTAAGGTCGTGCCTCGTGGAATGCGCCCGTGCCGCCGCCCGAACGAAGAACACGTACCTATCGGCCAAGTATCATCGGATCGCCAAACGAAGAGGAGCGAATCGAGCGAGTGTCGCGGTCGGGAGAACGATTTTAGAAATGATCTATTACATCTTAACTCGAAAGGAACCGTATAGAGAGTTGGGAGCCGACTACTGGGATCGGCAGCGAGAAGCGAGCATCGTGCGTCAAACGGTGAAACGATTAGAGGGGTTAGGGTACGAAGTGAAACTGGAAAAAACGAGTGCATAG